In Geobacillus kaustophilus, a genomic segment contains:
- a CDS encoding IucA/IucC family C-terminal-domain containing protein yields MRLRKDEMKALETYRFSSKETDASSSMLFSRLLEDDEQLASYVAHVRAEMGAANDAVAASMLVKRLSFLAPMTLYAMSVWNKRLVLDPGRIWLDTDGEGEMWMPRFHLEPPEAEACRGERSRWREQVVRDVFAGLFAPLVAKLRRLTRVSPLILWENIAIYVYWVYDRWLEDESLAPIADRLRDDFRFLVYEADGRLFGQKDNPLRRFFKGASGMQRTTCCLYVQTNGGTCCQTCPIRARQRQTG; encoded by the coding sequence ATGAGACTGCGTAAAGACGAAATGAAAGCGTTGGAAACGTACCGTTTTTCAAGCAAGGAGACCGATGCCTCGTCATCGATGTTGTTTTCCCGGTTGCTTGAGGACGACGAACAGCTTGCGAGTTATGTCGCGCATGTGCGCGCTGAAATGGGGGCGGCCAACGATGCCGTCGCGGCGTCGATGCTCGTCAAACGATTAAGCTTTTTGGCGCCGATGACGTTATACGCCATGTCAGTATGGAACAAGCGGCTTGTGCTCGATCCTGGGCGAATTTGGCTTGACACGGACGGCGAAGGGGAGATGTGGATGCCGCGTTTTCACCTTGAGCCGCCGGAAGCGGAGGCGTGCCGTGGAGAACGCAGTCGTTGGCGAGAACAAGTCGTGCGCGATGTGTTTGCTGGCTTGTTTGCTCCGTTGGTCGCCAAGCTGCGTCGCCTGACTCGTGTGTCGCCGCTTATCTTATGGGAAAACATTGCGATTTATGTGTATTGGGTATATGACCGATGGCTTGAGGACGAGTCGCTTGCCCCGATCGCCGACCGGCTGCGCGATGATTTCCGCTTCCTTGTTTATGAAGCTGACGGCCGCCTGTTCGGACAGAAGGACAATCCGCTTCGCCGCTTTTTTAAAGGCGCAAGCGGCATGCAGCGGACAACATGCTGCCTGTACGTGCAAACAAACGGGGGAACGTGCTGCCAAACGTGTCCCATTCGCGCCCGCCAGCGGCAAACCGGGTGA
- a CDS encoding DUF5634 family protein, translated as MEFAPRSVIIKEFIDTLEPMMEAYSLDQVGIFEESGEGNRCYIGYTINKDDEMIAIHMPFVKNERGELALEKQEWTVRKDGREKKGFHSLQEAMEEVIHS; from the coding sequence ATGGAATTTGCGCCGCGAAGCGTCATTATCAAGGAGTTCATCGACACGCTCGAGCCGATGATGGAGGCGTATAGCCTTGATCAAGTCGGCATTTTCGAAGAGAGCGGGGAAGGAAACCGTTGCTACATCGGCTATACGATCAATAAAGACGATGAGATGATCGCCATTCATATGCCGTTTGTAAAAAACGAACGCGGTGAACTGGCGCTTGAGAAGCAGGAATGGACCGTTCGAAAAGACGGCCGAGAAAAAAAAGGCTTTCATTCGCTGCAAGAGGCGATGGAGGAAGTGATTCATTCATGA
- a CDS encoding FecCD family ABC transporter permease, with amino-acid sequence MKKYITVRMGKHISFFYDKKAVAVLAALIAAAVLLFLISIGSGEMRMSPLEAAAALLGYGEEIHQTVIVTFRLPRVLVAWMAGMALAVAGAVLQGMVRNPLASPDVLGITGGAAASVVAFLALFSDENNSLTVSIHWLPLAAFLGATAAAWFVYMLAWKNGLAPLRLVLVGIGVSALMQALTTLLMITGPIYRASQANVWITGSVYGASWKHVSLMAPWVIGLLLLAILAARHVNVQELGDELAMGLGGAVERQRLGLVLLSTALTGGAVAFAGGIGFVGLMAPHMARRLVGSAFGALLPTAALLGGVLVMGADLAGRLLLAPTEIPAGVFTAAIGAPYFIYLLYQNRKA; translated from the coding sequence ATGAAAAAATACATCACGGTTCGAATGGGAAAACACATCTCGTTTTTCTATGACAAAAAAGCTGTTGCGGTGCTCGCCGCGCTCATAGCAGCGGCCGTCTTACTTTTTCTTATCAGCATTGGCAGCGGCGAAATGCGCATGTCCCCGCTTGAGGCCGCTGCTGCGCTGCTCGGATACGGGGAGGAAATTCATCAGACGGTGATTGTGACGTTCCGCCTGCCGCGCGTGTTGGTTGCCTGGATGGCGGGGATGGCGCTGGCTGTCGCCGGCGCGGTTTTGCAAGGAATGGTGCGCAATCCGCTCGCTTCGCCGGATGTGCTCGGCATCACCGGCGGAGCGGCGGCGTCGGTTGTCGCCTTTTTGGCGTTGTTTAGCGATGAAAACAACTCTTTGACCGTCAGCATCCACTGGCTGCCGCTTGCTGCCTTTCTCGGCGCTACGGCCGCTGCTTGGTTCGTGTATATGCTGGCGTGGAAAAACGGCCTCGCCCCGCTTCGGCTCGTGTTGGTCGGCATCGGCGTTTCTGCGCTCATGCAGGCGTTGACGACACTGTTGATGATCACAGGACCCATCTATCGGGCGAGCCAGGCAAACGTGTGGATCACCGGCAGTGTGTATGGTGCTTCTTGGAAGCACGTTTCGCTTATGGCGCCATGGGTCATCGGACTGCTCCTTCTGGCGATATTGGCCGCGCGGCATGTCAATGTGCAGGAGCTGGGCGATGAGCTGGCGATGGGGCTTGGCGGCGCGGTCGAACGGCAACGGCTAGGACTTGTTTTGCTGAGCACAGCGCTCACCGGCGGCGCGGTCGCTTTCGCCGGCGGCATCGGCTTTGTCGGGCTGATGGCGCCGCACATGGCGCGCCGCCTCGTCGGTTCGGCGTTTGGCGCTCTTCTTCCGACCGCTGCGCTGTTAGGCGGTGTGTTAGTCATGGGGGCGGATTTGGCTGGGCGGCTGCTGCTTGCGCCGACGGAAATTCCGGCCGGGGTGTTTACCGCTGCGATTGGAGCGCCATATTTTATTTATTTGTTGTACCAGAATCGGAAAGCATAA
- a CDS encoding histidine phosphatase family protein translates to MVTTLYLTRHGETKWNVEKRMQGWKDSPLTEKGRQDAMRLGKRLEAVELAAIYTSTSGRALETAEIVRGGRLIPIYQDERLCEIHLGDWEGKTHDEIRQMDSVAFDYFWNAPHLYAPERGERFCDVQQRALEAVRRIIERHEGETVLIVTHGVVLKTLMAAFKDTPLAHLWSPPYMYGTSVTIVEVDGGTFHVAVEGDVSHIKEVREV, encoded by the coding sequence ATGGTGACAACATTGTATTTGACAAGACATGGGGAAACGAAGTGGAACGTCGAAAAGCGGATGCAAGGATGGAAAGACTCGCCGCTCACGGAAAAAGGGCGGCAAGACGCCATGCGGCTTGGAAAACGGCTTGAAGCGGTGGAGTTGGCCGCGATTTACACAAGTACAAGCGGTCGGGCGCTTGAGACGGCGGAGATTGTCCGCGGCGGGCGGCTTATTCCGATTTATCAAGACGAGCGGCTATGCGAGATTCATCTTGGCGATTGGGAAGGCAAGACGCATGACGAGATTCGGCAAATGGATTCGGTTGCGTTCGACTATTTTTGGAACGCGCCCCATCTGTACGCTCCCGAGCGCGGCGAGCGGTTTTGTGATGTACAGCAGCGGGCGCTTGAAGCGGTGCGGCGCATCATCGAGCGGCACGAGGGGGAGACCGTCTTGATCGTCACCCACGGTGTCGTGCTGAAAACGCTCATGGCGGCGTTCAAAGACACACCGCTTGCCCACCTATGGTCGCCGCCGTATATGTACGGCACAAGTGTGACGATCGTTGAAGTGGACGGTGGGACGTTTCATGTGGCCGTTGAAGGAGATGTGTCACATATTAAGGAGGTAAGGGAAGTATAG
- a CDS encoding putative bifunctional diguanylate cyclase/phosphodiesterase → MDQYTAFFHHFTEAVVILNLQGVMIYHNPAFADLALSEEEQRALLAEGQMLVARMKQTPAVFRLNLLDGLLIAGVSPIIDQNGKVSAILCVFRRQTEESGLQERLAEAERRLQLIVEHSNDYVLIFSPNRELSYIPPSWKRKTNTRLPVSYEEVLTFVHPDDVPIVAQKLAELYDTYETQSAEFRKQGEKGEWVWMEAQGKAIIDEAGTLDCVIVTVKNISERKQYEEKLRQLAYFDSLTGIANRSYFERHIHELVASQTAFALCYLDFDKFKWINDHFSHQAGDYFLREAVKRVQQALRPDDFFARIGGDEFVLLLPNVTKSEMAALAERLVSSFHEPFYYEKQLIQSTLSIGIAFFPKDSDRIEQVMKYADQALYEVKERGRNGYAFYRPTEHRHAVIEQDLPFAIMRGQLYLCYQPKVQLAKGKAMGVEALLRWRHPSLGEIPPLDFIPLAEESGFIFEITLWVLERACRQVKEWERKFPGLKLAVNLSPFLLNRPELVEHVKRILRETGLSPDQLILEVTESGLMENIDTGRRILTELQQLGVQAAIDDFGTGFSSLAYIRNLPVSLLKIDRSFIQGIAENSKDATIVDTIIHLAKSLDIEVLAEGVETESQVALLSQMHCDYAQGFYFSRSLEAEKLQQWLEEYNRMACNGPSS, encoded by the coding sequence ATGGATCAATATACAGCCTTTTTCCATCACTTCACAGAAGCAGTCGTCATCTTGAATTTGCAAGGCGTGATGATTTATCATAATCCGGCTTTTGCCGATTTGGCGCTGAGCGAAGAAGAACAGAGAGCGCTGTTGGCGGAAGGCCAGATGTTGGTTGCACGTATGAAACAGACGCCAGCCGTGTTCCGCTTGAATTTGCTTGACGGCTTATTGATTGCGGGAGTGTCGCCGATCATCGATCAAAACGGAAAGGTCTCGGCGATCTTATGCGTCTTTCGACGTCAAACCGAGGAGAGCGGCCTGCAAGAGCGGCTCGCCGAAGCGGAACGGCGCCTCCAGTTGATTGTCGAGCATTCGAACGATTACGTGTTGATTTTTTCTCCCAATCGTGAATTGTCATACATTCCGCCGTCATGGAAGCGAAAAACAAACACGCGTCTTCCAGTGTCATACGAAGAGGTGCTGACGTTTGTCCACCCTGATGACGTCCCGATCGTGGCACAAAAATTGGCTGAGCTGTACGATACATACGAGACGCAATCCGCCGAATTTCGCAAGCAAGGCGAGAAAGGCGAATGGGTTTGGATGGAGGCGCAAGGGAAGGCAATCATCGATGAAGCGGGGACGCTCGATTGTGTCATTGTGACCGTGAAAAACATCAGCGAGCGGAAACAGTATGAAGAGAAGCTTCGTCAGCTCGCCTACTTCGATTCGCTCACTGGCATTGCCAACCGCAGCTATTTTGAGCGGCATATTCATGAGCTGGTCGCCAGCCAGACGGCGTTTGCCCTTTGTTACTTGGATTTTGACAAATTTAAATGGATCAATGACCATTTTTCCCATCAAGCCGGCGATTACTTTTTGCGTGAGGCGGTGAAGCGCGTTCAGCAGGCGCTCCGGCCCGATGACTTTTTCGCCCGCATCGGCGGCGATGAGTTCGTTTTGTTGCTGCCGAATGTGACCAAATCTGAGATGGCCGCCTTGGCGGAGCGGCTTGTCAGTTCGTTTCACGAGCCGTTTTATTACGAAAAACAGCTGATTCAATCAACATTGTCGATCGGCATTGCCTTTTTCCCGAAAGACAGCGATCGGATCGAGCAAGTGATGAAATACGCCGATCAGGCGCTGTACGAAGTGAAAGAGCGGGGGCGGAACGGCTATGCGTTTTACCGGCCGACCGAGCATCGGCATGCGGTGATCGAGCAAGATTTGCCGTTTGCCATTATGCGCGGGCAGTTGTATTTATGCTATCAGCCGAAAGTGCAACTTGCTAAAGGAAAGGCGATGGGGGTTGAAGCGCTTTTGCGTTGGCGTCATCCGTCGCTCGGTGAAATTCCGCCGCTGGATTTCATTCCGTTGGCGGAGGAAAGCGGGTTTATTTTTGAAATTACGTTATGGGTGCTTGAGCGGGCATGCCGCCAAGTGAAAGAGTGGGAAAGAAAATTTCCAGGCCTCAAGCTCGCCGTCAACTTGTCGCCATTTTTGCTCAACCGTCCGGAGCTCGTTGAGCATGTGAAGCGCATTTTACGGGAGACGGGGCTTTCGCCCGACCAGCTCATTTTGGAAGTGACTGAAAGCGGATTGATGGAAAACATCGACACAGGGCGGCGCATTTTAACAGAACTGCAGCAGCTTGGTGTGCAGGCCGCGATCGATGACTTTGGAACTGGTTTTTCATCATTGGCTTATATCCGCAATTTGCCGGTGTCGCTGTTGAAAATCGACCGCAGTTTCATTCAAGGTATTGCGGAAAATTCGAAAGATGCAACGATTGTCGATACGATCATTCATTTAGCAAAAAGCCTGGATATTGAAGTATTGGCCGAAGGGGTGGAGACCGAATCGCAAGTGGCGCTTCTTTCGCAAATGCATTGCGACTATGCGCAAGGGTTTTACTTCAGCCGCTCGCTCGAAGCGGAAAAGCTGCAGCAATGGCTTGAGGAGTACAACCGCATGGCTTGCAATGGGCCTTCGTCATAA
- a CDS encoding ABC transporter ATP-binding protein — MSALQAKELTLSYGETTIIDRLDLTIPKGKITVFIGANGCGKSTLLRALARLLKPTGGAVLLDGKEIAKQPTKEIARRLAILPQSPMAPEGLTVLQLVKQGRYPYQTWFKQWSAEDERAVERALAATGLAELAERSVDSLSGGQRQRAWIAMTLAQETDIILLDEPTTYLDLAHQIDILDLLFELNEKEQRTIVMVLHDLNLACRYAHHLVAIRDKTVYAEGKPEDVISRQLVKDVFQMDCQITYDPIFGTPLCIPYGKGRRILQKEGVS; from the coding sequence GTGTCCGCATTGCAAGCGAAGGAGTTGACACTATCATACGGCGAGACGACCATTATTGACCGTTTAGACTTGACGATTCCAAAAGGAAAAATCACGGTGTTCATCGGCGCGAACGGCTGCGGCAAGTCGACGTTGCTGCGCGCCTTGGCGCGGCTGCTAAAGCCGACAGGCGGGGCTGTTTTGCTTGATGGAAAAGAGATTGCCAAACAACCGACAAAAGAAATCGCCCGCCGGCTCGCCATTTTGCCGCAATCGCCTATGGCTCCGGAAGGACTGACCGTGTTGCAACTTGTGAAGCAAGGGCGCTACCCGTATCAAACGTGGTTCAAGCAATGGAGCGCCGAAGATGAGCGGGCGGTCGAGCGCGCTTTGGCGGCAACTGGGCTTGCCGAACTCGCCGAGCGGTCGGTCGATTCGCTCTCCGGTGGACAGCGCCAACGCGCATGGATCGCTATGACGCTGGCGCAAGAAACAGACATCATTTTGCTTGACGAGCCAACGACGTATTTGGATCTCGCGCATCAAATCGACATTTTGGATTTATTGTTTGAACTGAATGAAAAGGAACAACGAACGATCGTCATGGTGCTTCACGACTTGAATTTGGCGTGCCGCTATGCGCATCATCTCGTCGCCATTCGCGATAAAACAGTGTATGCCGAAGGAAAGCCGGAAGACGTCATTTCCCGCCAGCTCGTGAAAGACGTGTTTCAGATGGATTGCCAAATTACGTACGATCCGATCTTTGGCACCCCGCTTTGCATCCCGTATGGGAAAGGGCGGCGCATTTTACAGAAAGAAGGCGTATCATGA
- a CDS encoding DUF294 nucleotidyltransferase-like domain-containing protein, translating into MESLAAKVAERLSAAESAADLRFCHDELARELRRCLALEQMEQLADDVVCVHEAMLRRAFFLAERETMKRSVGIRPPAWCWYVMGSIGRREPTIWTDQDHGILFDCPEEEEAACYEFIRHMAAVGVDMLHEAGYPYCSGYVMATNKRWAQSVRGWEQQLSSYLDSGWPNDIRFLLIAMDMRPLYGEAELAEVGRRMLFAAVAERPPLLVRMGEHVQFPPVPLGWLGNVQTERWGPYSGAVHMKQSGYVQLTNALKWLACFAHVPTAGTAERRRALEANGVLTAPLSAAVCEALSVYYSIRLKYSTEAGDGREYVLWRTLERAEQKQLKQAMRTAKRLQRFVARRVANIHA; encoded by the coding sequence ATGGAATCGTTGGCGGCAAAGGTGGCCGAACGGCTAAGTGCAGCCGAGTCGGCCGCCGATCTTCGTTTTTGTCATGACGAACTGGCGCGCGAACTGCGGCGCTGTTTGGCGCTTGAACAAATGGAGCAGCTTGCGGACGACGTAGTTTGCGTGCATGAAGCCATGCTTCGCCGCGCGTTTTTCCTTGCGGAGCGGGAGACGATGAAACGATCGGTCGGCATTCGTCCTCCGGCGTGGTGCTGGTACGTGATGGGAAGCATCGGCCGGCGCGAGCCGACGATTTGGACAGATCAAGACCATGGCATTTTATTCGACTGTCCTGAGGAAGAAGAGGCGGCCTGTTATGAATTCATTCGCCATATGGCGGCGGTTGGGGTGGACATGTTGCATGAGGCCGGCTATCCGTACTGCTCCGGTTACGTGATGGCGACGAACAAGCGGTGGGCGCAGTCGGTCCGCGGTTGGGAGCAACAACTTTCTTCCTATTTAGACAGCGGGTGGCCGAACGACATTCGTTTTTTGTTGATTGCAATGGATATGCGGCCGCTTTATGGCGAGGCAGAATTGGCTGAGGTGGGCAGGAGAATGTTGTTTGCGGCGGTGGCCGAACGGCCGCCGCTGTTGGTGCGCATGGGCGAGCACGTTCAATTTCCTCCGGTTCCGCTCGGTTGGCTGGGCAACGTGCAAACGGAGCGATGGGGGCCGTACAGCGGGGCCGTTCATATGAAACAAAGCGGCTACGTGCAACTCACTAACGCTCTGAAATGGTTGGCCTGTTTTGCGCACGTCCCGACGGCGGGCACAGCCGAGCGGCGGCGGGCGCTTGAAGCGAATGGCGTATTGACGGCGCCGCTTTCCGCCGCCGTTTGCGAGGCGCTTTCTGTTTACTATTCCATTCGCCTTAAGTACAGCACCGAGGCGGGGGATGGGCGTGAATATGTGTTATGGCGGACGCTTGAGCGGGCGGAACAAAAGCAGTTGAAGCAGGCGATGCGCACCGCGAAACGGCTGCAGCGCTTTGTCGCGCGGCGGGTGGCTAACATTCATGCATGA
- a CDS encoding ABC transporter substrate-binding protein, whose protein sequence is MKSRHLALLSAFILSLLLLAGCGGKQEEKTAKPAENNGAKAEASYTVEHAMGTAEIKGTPKRVVILTNEGTEALLALGVKPVGAVKSWTGDPWYDHIKDKMDGVKELGLESEPNVEAIAALKPDLIIGNKMRHEKIYEQLNQIAPTVFSETLRGNWKDNFMLYAKAVRQEEKGKQVIAEYDKRIEDLKAKLGDKLKMKVSIVRFMAGDVRIYHKDSFSGVILDQLGFARPESQNVNDFAETGVTKERIPAMDGDILFYFTYETGDGKASELEKEWINDPLFQNLNVAKQGKVYKVSDTIWNTAGGVLAAHLMLDDIEKYFLQGQ, encoded by the coding sequence ATGAAATCAAGGCATCTTGCCCTTCTTTCCGCCTTCATCCTTTCCCTCCTGCTTCTTGCCGGCTGCGGCGGAAAGCAGGAAGAAAAAACAGCCAAACCAGCGGAAAACAATGGGGCGAAAGCGGAAGCGAGCTACACGGTCGAGCACGCCATGGGCACGGCCGAAATCAAAGGAACGCCAAAACGAGTCGTCATTTTGACGAACGAAGGAACTGAGGCGCTCCTCGCGTTAGGCGTGAAACCAGTCGGCGCTGTCAAATCGTGGACGGGTGATCCGTGGTACGACCATATTAAAGACAAAATGGATGGCGTCAAAGAACTCGGTTTGGAATCAGAGCCGAACGTCGAAGCGATCGCCGCCTTGAAACCAGATTTGATTATCGGCAACAAAATGCGCCATGAAAAAATTTATGAACAGTTGAACCAAATCGCTCCGACCGTGTTCTCAGAAACGCTGCGCGGCAACTGGAAAGACAACTTTATGCTGTATGCGAAAGCCGTGAGACAAGAGGAAAAAGGGAAACAAGTCATTGCTGAATATGACAAACGCATTGAAGACTTAAAAGCGAAACTCGGTGACAAGCTGAAGATGAAAGTATCGATCGTCCGCTTTATGGCCGGCGATGTGCGCATTTACCATAAAGACTCGTTCTCCGGCGTCATTTTGGATCAACTCGGCTTCGCCCGCCCGGAATCGCAAAACGTAAACGATTTCGCGGAAACCGGCGTGACGAAAGAACGCATCCCGGCAATGGACGGAGACATCCTGTTCTACTTTACATATGAGACAGGGGACGGCAAAGCGAGCGAACTTGAAAAAGAATGGATCAACGACCCGCTCTTTCAAAACTTAAATGTCGCGAAACAAGGAAAAGTATACAAAGTGAGCGACACGATTTGGAACACGGCTGGCGGGGTGCTCGCGGCTCATTTGATGTTGGATGATATTGAAAAGTACTTCCTGCAAGGGCAATAA
- a CDS encoding 3'-5' exonuclease has protein sequence MHERHRFWQRALRLLSLGVPREASSALFGHDHSLQQETWLRSLQKDKQQVIDWHDRLTDIPFVIIDLETTGFSPEQGDEILAMAAAKTVGGVVTDSYMTFVKPEKPIPEHISALTGIEAKDVALAPPLAEALRTFVPFIAAGVLIGYHIGHDLAFLRHALWRHYRQKWSGRFVDLQPMMTLIGHSCPTFDDALACYGIRCPRRHTADGDVEAMAKLWAILLDEFRQRGIETLHDLYAALSRC, from the coding sequence ATGCATGAGCGGCATCGTTTTTGGCAGCGGGCGCTCCGCTTGTTGTCGCTCGGCGTTCCGCGCGAGGCGTCATCTGCCTTATTTGGCCACGACCATTCACTGCAACAGGAAACATGGCTTCGTTCGCTGCAAAAAGACAAACAGCAGGTTATCGATTGGCATGACCGTCTGACTGACATTCCGTTTGTCATCATTGATCTCGAGACGACGGGCTTTTCTCCAGAGCAAGGCGATGAAATTTTGGCTATGGCGGCGGCGAAAACGGTCGGGGGAGTTGTGACGGATTCGTACATGACGTTCGTTAAGCCGGAAAAGCCGATTCCGGAGCATATTTCCGCCTTGACCGGCATCGAGGCGAAGGATGTAGCGCTCGCTCCGCCGCTTGCCGAGGCGCTGCGCACGTTTGTGCCGTTTATTGCCGCCGGCGTCTTAATTGGCTATCATATCGGCCATGATTTGGCGTTTTTGCGCCATGCCCTTTGGCGCCATTATCGGCAAAAATGGAGCGGACGTTTTGTCGACTTGCAGCCGATGATGACGCTGATCGGCCATTCGTGCCCGACGTTTGACGATGCGTTAGCTTGTTATGGCATCCGTTGCCCGCGCCGCCATACGGCGGATGGCGACGTCGAAGCGATGGCGAAGCTATGGGCGATCTTGCTTGATGAATTCCGCCAGCGCGGCATCGAAACATTGCATGACTTGTACGCCGCGCTCAGCCGGTGTTGA
- a CDS encoding FecCD family ABC transporter permease, giving the protein MLATNRQKMVGLIGLLIVLLAAVWMSIVCGYTDTSWRQAVAALIDNDGSNAHLVVATVRLPRALIAAAVGASLAMAGALMQALTRNPLASPGIFGINAGAGFFIVVMVTFFSISSLQMLSWVAFMGAAMAALIVFVISAAGKDGLTPLKMTLAGTAVSALFASLTQGMLAMNEKALEEVLFWLAGSVAGRKLELLAAVFPYLAAAWLGTLLLARHVNILMMGDDVAKGLGLRTNVIKAAVALLVVLLAGGSVAVAGPIGFIGMMVPHMARALAGVDHRWLLPYCALLGGILLLMADIGARYVLMPREVPVGIVTALLGVPFFIYIARRGIAAK; this is encoded by the coding sequence ATGCTGGCGACAAACCGTCAAAAAATGGTTGGCCTCATCGGTTTGCTGATTGTGCTGCTTGCCGCCGTGTGGATGAGCATCGTTTGCGGATATACCGACACGAGTTGGCGGCAGGCGGTGGCGGCTCTTATCGACAATGATGGATCGAACGCCCATTTAGTCGTGGCGACGGTTCGGCTGCCGCGAGCGTTGATTGCGGCTGCAGTTGGCGCCAGCTTGGCGATGGCCGGAGCGCTCATGCAAGCGCTGACGCGAAACCCGCTCGCTTCGCCAGGCATTTTCGGTATTAATGCCGGGGCCGGTTTTTTCATTGTTGTGATGGTCACCTTTTTTTCCATTTCTTCATTGCAAATGTTGTCATGGGTCGCTTTTATGGGGGCGGCGATGGCGGCGTTGATCGTGTTTGTGATCAGCGCCGCGGGGAAGGACGGGCTGACGCCGCTGAAGATGACGCTTGCCGGCACAGCGGTCTCGGCTTTATTTGCCTCGCTGACGCAAGGAATGCTGGCGATGAATGAAAAAGCGCTTGAAGAAGTGCTCTTTTGGCTGGCCGGGTCGGTCGCCGGCCGGAAGCTCGAGCTGTTGGCAGCCGTCTTTCCGTATTTGGCCGCCGCTTGGCTTGGAACCTTGTTGCTGGCGCGCCATGTCAACATCTTAATGATGGGAGACGATGTAGCGAAAGGGCTCGGGCTGCGGACGAATGTGATCAAGGCCGCCGTTGCGCTTTTAGTCGTATTGTTGGCTGGCGGGTCGGTGGCTGTCGCCGGTCCGATCGGCTTTATCGGCATGATGGTGCCGCATATGGCGCGGGCGCTCGCCGGCGTCGACCACCGCTGGCTGCTCCCGTATTGCGCCTTGCTCGGCGGGATTTTGCTTCTTATGGCCGATATTGGGGCGCGCTACGTTCTGATGCCGCGCGAAGTGCCGGTCGGCATCGTCACCGCCTTGCTCGGCGTTCCATTTTTCATCTACATTGCTCGCAGGGGGATCGCCGCAAAATGA
- a CDS encoding PCYCGC motif-containing (lipo)protein: MVKHPAFITACVLSFSFLLSSCTDDGVQEQSHSQMTKTATGDIRETTKSVEHLPSFLSAFEEEMAVLYQQAAEHRKLLENIPCYCGCGQSAGHKNNYDCFVYENKQDGSVVWDDHATKCGVCLDIAAESIAAYDQGKSIKDIRHMIDEKYKEGYAEPTPTKPL, encoded by the coding sequence ATGGTGAAACACCCTGCCTTCATCACCGCATGCGTATTATCATTCAGCTTTCTGCTCTCAAGCTGCACCGATGACGGCGTTCAGGAACAAAGCCACTCGCAGATGACGAAAACCGCCACCGGCGATATTCGGGAAACGACAAAATCGGTCGAGCATTTGCCAAGCTTTTTGAGCGCGTTTGAGGAAGAGATGGCTGTCTTGTACCAGCAGGCTGCCGAACATCGCAAGCTGCTTGAGAACATCCCGTGCTACTGCGGCTGCGGACAATCGGCCGGCCACAAAAACAATTACGATTGCTTTGTCTATGAAAATAAACAAGACGGCTCAGTCGTCTGGGATGACCATGCGACCAAATGCGGCGTCTGCCTCGACATCGCCGCTGAATCGATCGCCGCTTACGATCAAGGGAAATCGATCAAAGACATTCGGCATATGATCGATGAAAAATATAAAGAAGGCTATGCCGAACCGACGCCGACAAAGCCGCTCTAA